From a single Mycolicibacterium mengxianglii genomic region:
- a CDS encoding acyl-CoA dehydrogenase family protein translates to MGSAVKYQRTLFEPEHDLFRESYRTFLERHVAPYHEQWEKDKIVDRAVWLEAGKQGFLGMAVPEEYGGGGIDDFRYNTILTEETTAGQFSGIGFGLHNDVVAPYLLRLATEEQRQRWLPGFCSGELITAIAMTEPGTGSDLQGIKTRAVKQDDGSWILNGSKTFITNGIHADLVIVVAQTDPDKGAQGFSLLVVERGMAGFERGRHLEKIGLDAQDTAELSFTDTHVPAENLLGEEGLGFIYLMQNLPQERLNIAVMAAAAMEAVLDETIQYTKERKAFGKPIGSFQNSRFVLAELATEATAVRIMVDEFIRLHLDEKLSAEQAAMAKWYTTEAQVRLVDRCLQLHGGYGYMREYTVARAFLDARVQTIYGGTTEIMKEIVGRSLGV, encoded by the coding sequence ATGGGTAGTGCCGTCAAATACCAGCGCACGCTGTTCGAGCCCGAGCACGATCTGTTCCGCGAGTCCTATCGCACCTTTCTCGAGCGCCACGTCGCGCCGTACCACGAGCAGTGGGAGAAGGACAAGATCGTCGACCGCGCAGTGTGGTTGGAGGCCGGTAAGCAGGGCTTCCTCGGCATGGCGGTGCCAGAGGAGTACGGCGGCGGGGGCATTGACGACTTCCGGTACAACACCATCCTGACCGAAGAGACCACCGCAGGGCAGTTCAGCGGCATCGGTTTCGGACTGCACAACGACGTGGTGGCCCCCTATCTCCTGCGCCTGGCCACCGAGGAGCAGCGGCAGCGCTGGCTGCCCGGATTCTGCAGCGGCGAACTGATCACGGCCATCGCCATGACCGAGCCGGGCACGGGCAGCGATCTGCAGGGCATCAAGACCCGCGCGGTCAAGCAGGACGACGGCAGCTGGATACTCAACGGCTCGAAGACGTTCATCACCAACGGAATTCACGCCGATTTGGTGATCGTGGTCGCCCAGACCGATCCTGACAAGGGCGCCCAGGGCTTTTCACTGCTGGTGGTGGAACGCGGCATGGCGGGCTTCGAGCGTGGTCGGCACCTGGAGAAGATCGGTCTCGATGCCCAGGACACCGCGGAGCTGTCGTTCACCGACACCCACGTGCCCGCCGAAAACCTGCTCGGCGAAGAAGGCCTCGGGTTCATCTATCTGATGCAGAACCTCCCGCAGGAACGGCTGAACATCGCGGTGATGGCCGCGGCTGCCATGGAAGCCGTACTGGATGAAACCATCCAATACACCAAGGAGCGCAAGGCTTTCGGCAAACCGATCGGCAGTTTCCAGAACAGCCGATTCGTGCTCGCCGAATTGGCGACCGAAGCCACTGCGGTACGGATCATGGTGGACGAGTTCATCAGACTGCATCTGGATGAGAAACTCTCCGCCGAACAGGCAGCAATGGCCAAGTGGTACACCACCGAAGCGCAGGTGCGCCTGGTGGACCGTTGTTTGCAATTGCACGGCGGCTATGGATACATGCGCGAATACACCGTGGCCCGCGCATTTCTCGATGCCCGGGTGCAGACCATCTATGGCGGCACCACCGAGATCATGAAAGAGATCGTCGGACGTAGCCTCGGGGTCTAG
- a CDS encoding molybdopterin guanine dinucleotide-containing S/N-oxide reductase, whose amino-acid sequence MASAPASLSHWGAFHAQIADGDITSVHPIATDVDPSPLLGNLPGSLRHRARIAGPAVRRGWLDNGPGPSSNRGADEFVAVSWDELTELLADELRRVVDQHGNEAIYGGSYGWASAGRFHHAQSQVHRFLKMLGGYTFSRHSYSLGATGVIMPRVVGTHDDLFKRSTNWDVIAEHTDLLVCFGGMALKNTAINHGGTTAHPARGALNRFRDRGGQIVSISPLRDDVAGDCQWLAPAPGTDVAIMLALAHVLATESLVDRNFLQRYCVGYDRFERYLLGLDDGAPKSPEWAADICGLSPATLRELARQMAASRTIVTVSWSLQRIRYGEQAPWMGLTLAAMLGQIGLPGGGFGHGYGSMNEPGLAPTRCRLPALPQGLNPVRTFIPVAAVSDMLLHPGEQFDFNGMRLTYPDIRCVYWAGGNPFHHHQNLPRFRRALGRVDTVVVHDPYWTAMAKHADIVVPSTTAYERNDFSGSRNDPMFMAMPALAEPYAQSRNDYQTFAALAQRLGFRAEFTEGRTEEQWLHHMYRQWAAGLDFDVPTFEEFWSAGSLRLPVEDGLTLLADFRADPVAHRLATPSGRIEIFSETIDGFGYADCVGHPRWYEPREWLGGDRAKQYPLHLIANQPASRLHSQLDTGATSQRAKIEGREALRINPRDAADRGLADGDVVRVFNDRGSCLAGVVIDDAVRTDVVQLPTGAWYDPQDPADVNAMCVHGNPNVLTDDQGTSSLAQGCTGAHVLVQVEKFTGTPPPVRAHEPPTLRPR is encoded by the coding sequence ATGGCATCAGCGCCGGCCAGCCTGTCGCACTGGGGCGCGTTCCACGCCCAGATCGCAGACGGCGACATCACCTCGGTCCACCCGATCGCCACCGACGTCGATCCCTCACCCCTGCTGGGCAACCTGCCCGGCTCGCTACGACATCGCGCCCGGATCGCCGGCCCCGCGGTCCGCCGGGGCTGGCTCGACAACGGCCCCGGGCCGTCGTCGAATCGCGGCGCCGACGAGTTCGTGGCGGTCTCCTGGGACGAGCTGACCGAACTGCTGGCCGACGAACTCCGTCGTGTCGTCGACCAGCACGGCAACGAGGCGATCTACGGCGGGTCCTACGGGTGGGCCAGCGCGGGCCGTTTCCATCACGCCCAGAGTCAGGTGCACCGATTCCTGAAGATGCTCGGCGGCTACACCTTTTCTCGACACTCCTACAGCCTGGGCGCCACCGGTGTGATCATGCCCAGGGTGGTCGGCACCCACGACGACCTGTTCAAACGGTCCACCAACTGGGACGTGATCGCTGAACACACCGATTTACTGGTCTGTTTCGGCGGTATGGCGTTGAAGAACACCGCCATCAATCACGGTGGGACGACGGCACATCCGGCGCGCGGGGCACTCAACCGCTTCCGTGACCGTGGCGGACAGATCGTGTCGATCTCCCCGCTGCGCGACGACGTGGCCGGCGACTGCCAGTGGCTGGCCCCGGCGCCGGGGACCGACGTGGCGATCATGCTGGCGCTGGCACATGTGCTGGCCACCGAATCGCTGGTCGACCGCAACTTCCTGCAGCGCTACTGCGTGGGCTACGACAGATTCGAGCGATACCTGCTCGGCCTCGACGACGGTGCCCCCAAGTCCCCGGAATGGGCGGCCGACATCTGCGGCCTGTCCCCCGCCACCCTGCGTGAGCTGGCCCGACAGATGGCCGCGAGCCGCACCATCGTCACCGTCAGCTGGTCGCTGCAGCGCATCCGCTACGGCGAACAGGCTCCGTGGATGGGGCTGACACTGGCGGCCATGCTGGGTCAGATCGGCCTTCCCGGCGGCGGTTTCGGTCACGGCTATGGTTCGATGAACGAACCCGGGCTCGCGCCGACCCGGTGCCGGTTGCCGGCGCTGCCGCAAGGACTCAACCCGGTACGCACCTTCATCCCGGTGGCCGCCGTCAGCGATATGCTGCTGCACCCCGGCGAACAGTTCGACTTCAACGGAATGCGGTTGACCTATCCCGACATTCGTTGTGTGTACTGGGCCGGCGGCAACCCATTCCACCACCACCAGAACCTGCCGCGGTTTCGGCGCGCGCTGGGGCGGGTGGACACCGTGGTGGTCCACGATCCGTATTGGACGGCGATGGCCAAACACGCCGATATCGTGGTGCCGTCGACCACGGCCTATGAGCGCAACGACTTCTCGGGGTCGCGCAATGATCCGATGTTCATGGCGATGCCCGCCCTGGCTGAGCCATATGCCCAGTCCCGCAACGACTATCAGACGTTTGCCGCACTCGCGCAGCGGCTGGGGTTCCGAGCGGAGTTCACCGAAGGCCGCACCGAAGAGCAGTGGCTGCACCACATGTATCGACAATGGGCAGCGGGGCTCGACTTCGACGTACCGACATTCGAAGAATTCTGGTCGGCGGGTTCGCTACGCCTACCGGTCGAGGATGGCCTGACGCTGCTGGCGGATTTCCGCGCCGACCCGGTGGCGCATCGACTCGCGACCCCGAGTGGGCGCATCGAGATCTTCTCCGAGACCATCGACGGGTTCGGCTACGCCGACTGCGTGGGCCATCCTCGCTGGTATGAGCCCCGGGAGTGGCTCGGCGGTGACCGCGCGAAGCAGTACCCGCTGCACCTGATCGCCAATCAGCCCGCCAGCCGGTTGCACAGTCAACTGGATACCGGGGCTACCAGTCAGCGCGCGAAAATCGAAGGGCGGGAAGCTCTTCGGATAAATCCACGTGATGCCGCCGACCGCGGTCTGGCCGACGGGGATGTAGTCCGGGTGTTCAACGACCGCGGCAGCTGCCTGGCCGGTGTCGTCATCGACGACGCGGTGCGCACCGATGTCGTACAGCTGCCGACCGGCGCCTGGTATGACCCCCAAGACCCTGCCGACGTCAATGCGATGTGCGTGCACGGCAATCCCAACGTGCTCACCGACGATCAGGGCACGTCGTCATTGGCACAGGGCTGCACCGGCGCCCATGTGCTGGTGCAGGTCGAGAAGTTCACCGGCACCCCACCCCCGGTCCGCGCTCACGAACCACCGACGCTGCGGCCGCGCTGA
- the hflX gene encoding GTPase HflX yields MTQSEFPSRFPTDNPTVGELALDDRASLRRVHGLSTELTDVSEVEYRQLRLERVVLVGVWTDGSAADADASLAELAALAETAGSEVLEGLIQRRDKPDPSTYIGSGKAQELREVVLATGADTVICDGELSPAQLNSLEKVVKVKVIDRTALILDIFAQHATSREGKAQVAFAQMEYMLPRLRGWGESMSRQGGGAGGSSGGVGTRGPGETKIETDRRRIRERMAKLRREIRDMKKIRDTQRSGRVRSDVPQLAIVGYTNAGKSSLLNALTGAGVLVENALFATLEPTTRKGEFDDGRPFVLTDTVGFVRHLPTQLVEAFQSTLEEVVGADLLVHVVDGSDANPLAQISAVRQVVNEVIADRNGVRPPELLVVNKIDAADDLALAQLRRALPEAVFVSAHTGEGLDRLRQRMSELVEPTDIAVDVTIPYERGDLVAKVHTDGRVDSSEHIETGTRIKGFVPAALAAGLREFATH; encoded by the coding sequence ATGACTCAATCCGAATTCCCCTCCCGATTCCCCACCGACAATCCCACGGTCGGCGAACTCGCCCTGGATGACCGCGCGTCGCTGCGGCGCGTGCACGGGTTGTCGACCGAACTCACCGACGTCTCCGAGGTCGAATACCGCCAGCTGCGCCTGGAGCGGGTGGTACTGGTCGGCGTCTGGACCGACGGCAGTGCCGCCGACGCCGACGCCAGCCTGGCCGAACTCGCAGCGCTCGCCGAAACTGCCGGCTCGGAGGTCCTCGAAGGACTCATCCAGCGCCGCGACAAGCCCGACCCCTCCACCTACATCGGCTCCGGAAAAGCCCAGGAACTGCGCGAAGTCGTCCTGGCCACCGGCGCCGACACGGTGATCTGCGACGGCGAACTGTCGCCGGCGCAGCTGAACTCCCTGGAAAAAGTGGTCAAGGTCAAGGTGATCGACCGGACCGCACTGATCCTGGACATCTTCGCTCAGCACGCCACCAGCCGGGAAGGCAAAGCGCAGGTCGCTTTCGCCCAGATGGAGTACATGCTGCCCAGGCTGCGCGGCTGGGGTGAATCCATGTCACGCCAAGGTGGTGGCGCCGGCGGCAGCAGCGGCGGCGTAGGAACCCGTGGTCCCGGTGAGACCAAGATCGAGACCGACCGGCGCCGCATCCGTGAGCGAATGGCCAAGTTGCGCCGCGAGATCCGTGACATGAAGAAGATCCGCGACACCCAGCGCAGCGGCCGGGTGCGCAGCGACGTGCCGCAATTGGCCATCGTCGGGTACACCAATGCCGGCAAGTCCAGCTTGCTCAACGCCCTGACCGGAGCGGGTGTGCTGGTGGAGAACGCGTTGTTCGCCACGTTGGAGCCCACCACGCGTAAGGGCGAGTTCGACGATGGCCGGCCGTTTGTGCTGACCGACACCGTCGGGTTCGTGCGACACCTGCCCACCCAGCTGGTCGAGGCCTTCCAGTCCACCCTGGAAGAAGTCGTCGGCGCTGATCTACTGGTTCATGTGGTTGACGGCTCGGACGCCAACCCGCTGGCGCAGATCAGCGCCGTGCGGCAGGTCGTCAACGAGGTGATTGCCGACCGCAACGGCGTGCGTCCACCAGAGTTGTTGGTGGTCAACAAGATCGATGCCGCTGATGATCTGGCGCTGGCACAGTTGCGCCGGGCATTGCCTGAGGCGGTGTTCGTGTCCGCGCACACCGGTGAAGGGCTGGACCGGCTACGGCAGCGGATGAGCGAGCTGGTCGAACCGACCGATATCGCCGTGGACGTGACGATTCCTTACGAGCGCGGCGATCTGGTGGCCAAGGTCCATACCGACGGCCGGGTGGATTCGTCAGAGCACATCGAAACCGGCACCCGCATCAAAGGTTTTGTGCCCGCGGCGCTGGCCGCCGGTTTACGCGAGTTCGCCACCCACTGA
- the dapF gene encoding diaminopimelate epimerase, translating into MEFAKGHGTQNDFVLLPDPDARLDLTSAGVVALCDRRRGLGADGLLRVATAGALLSAGVLDRLPEGVAAGDWFMDYRNADGSRAQMCGNGVRVFSHYLRATGLEERDEFVVGSLAGPRPVVLHRADALHADVTVEMGKANQTGTGEAVVGGRRFSGLAVDVGNPHLACVDPTLGSDGLAALDVAAAVQFDAGQFPEGVNIEVLTAPRDGAIEMRVHERGVGETRSCGTGTVAATVAALHDLGEQTGTLTVRVPGGEVMVTITDATSYLRGPSELVAHGELSEEWWADVRR; encoded by the coding sequence GTGGAGTTCGCCAAAGGGCACGGGACGCAGAACGATTTTGTGCTGTTACCCGACCCTGATGCCCGGCTGGACCTGACGTCGGCGGGGGTCGTGGCGCTGTGTGACCGCCGCCGCGGACTCGGCGCCGACGGTCTGCTGCGGGTGGCCACCGCCGGTGCGCTGTTGTCTGCGGGTGTACTCGACCGGTTGCCCGAAGGCGTCGCGGCCGGGGACTGGTTCATGGACTACCGCAATGCCGACGGCTCGAGAGCCCAGATGTGCGGCAACGGCGTGCGGGTGTTCAGTCACTACCTGCGCGCAACCGGGCTGGAGGAACGTGACGAGTTCGTCGTGGGGTCGTTGGCCGGGCCACGGCCGGTGGTTCTGCACCGGGCGGATGCGCTGCATGCCGACGTCACCGTCGAGATGGGCAAAGCCAACCAGACCGGAACCGGCGAGGCGGTGGTCGGCGGGCGGCGATTCAGCGGGCTGGCGGTCGATGTCGGAAACCCCCACCTGGCCTGTGTGGACCCGACACTGGGCAGCGATGGTCTGGCCGCACTTGACGTCGCGGCTGCGGTGCAATTCGACGCCGGCCAGTTTCCGGAGGGCGTCAACATCGAAGTGCTGACCGCCCCGCGCGACGGAGCGATCGAGATGCGGGTGCACGAACGCGGTGTCGGGGAGACCCGATCCTGCGGTACCGGCACCGTGGCGGCCACGGTGGCGGCTCTGCATGACCTCGGGGAGCAGACCGGCACTTTGACCGTGCGGGTGCCCGGCGGTGAGGTGATGGTCACAATCACCGACGCGACCAGCTATTTGCGCGGACCGTCCGAACTCGTCGCCCACGGCGAGCTGTCTGAGGAATGGTGGGCAGATGTCCGACGTTAA
- the miaA gene encoding tRNA (adenosine(37)-N6)-dimethylallyltransferase MiaA — MPTHHQRPIAIIGPTGTGKSELALQVAERLGEGPGAEVVNADAMQLYRGMDIGTAKLPVEQRRGIPHHQLDVLEVTETATVARYQEAAAADVEAIAARHAVPVIVGGSMLYIQSLLDNWAFPATDPQVRARYEQRLAEVGVAALHAELGRRDPAAAAAILSTDGRRVVRALEVIELTGQPFAASAPTIGVPRWDTLIIGLDWRTELLDARLQQRTDAMFDGGLVAEVRGLLRRGLRDGVTAARALGYAQVLTALDAVGDGPLHDEPLQEARTATFIGTRRYVRRQRSWFRRDHRVHWLDGAAAGNADEVLRVWRHVS, encoded by the coding sequence ATGCCCACCCATCATCAACGGCCGATCGCCATCATCGGGCCCACCGGAACCGGGAAGTCGGAGCTGGCCCTGCAGGTCGCCGAGCGGCTCGGTGAGGGCCCCGGCGCGGAAGTGGTCAACGCCGACGCCATGCAGCTCTACCGCGGCATGGACATCGGCACCGCCAAGTTGCCTGTCGAGCAGCGCCGCGGAATCCCGCACCACCAGCTCGACGTCCTGGAGGTCACCGAGACCGCGACGGTGGCCAGATATCAGGAAGCTGCCGCCGCCGATGTCGAGGCCATCGCGGCGCGTCATGCGGTGCCGGTGATTGTCGGCGGGTCGATGCTCTACATCCAGTCGCTGTTGGACAACTGGGCCTTTCCCGCCACCGACCCGCAGGTGCGCGCACGTTACGAGCAGCGCCTGGCCGAGGTGGGGGTGGCCGCCCTGCACGCTGAACTGGGCCGACGCGACCCGGCAGCGGCGGCGGCCATTCTGTCCACCGACGGCCGCCGTGTCGTGCGTGCGCTGGAGGTCATCGAGTTGACGGGGCAACCGTTCGCCGCGTCGGCCCCCACCATCGGGGTACCGCGCTGGGACACCCTGATCATCGGGTTGGACTGGCGCACCGAGCTTCTCGACGCGCGCCTGCAGCAACGCACTGACGCCATGTTCGACGGAGGGCTGGTGGCCGAGGTGCGCGGACTGCTCAGGCGTGGACTTCGGGACGGGGTCACCGCGGCGCGGGCGCTGGGTTATGCCCAGGTGCTCACCGCGCTGGATGCGGTCGGCGATGGTCCCCTCCACGACGAGCCCCTGCAGGAGGCGCGCACCGCAACGTTCATCGGCACCCGCCGCTATGTGCGGCGGCAGCGATCCTGGTTCCGTCGTGATCATCGGGTGCACTGGCTCGACGGCGCGGCGGCCGGCAACGCCGACGAGGTGTTGCGTGTTTGGCGGCACGTATCCTGA
- a CDS encoding class III extradiol ring-cleavage dioxygenase family protein has protein sequence MLVAVAIVPSAPLLVPELAGAAADELAGLRDAVLTAATALPQRWIAVGTAAADGGWGPELAGTFAGYGVDVRIALSPSAGEVVELPLCALIAGWIRGHAAPEAQVQVRSQAADLPAEQARARGLALRAECDQTAQPTGVLVVADGCHTLTPAAPGGHDPASTAVQNALDEALATGDTAALAALPDLVVGRSAFGVLAGLTEPAPRATKELYRGAPYGVGYFAGVWQP, from the coding sequence GTGTTGGTGGCCGTCGCGATCGTCCCGTCCGCGCCCTTGCTGGTGCCCGAACTCGCCGGTGCGGCCGCCGATGAGCTGGCCGGTCTCCGTGACGCCGTGCTGACGGCGGCCACCGCGCTGCCGCAGCGTTGGATCGCCGTGGGTACCGCCGCCGCCGACGGCGGGTGGGGACCCGAGCTCGCAGGCACCTTCGCCGGCTACGGTGTCGACGTCAGGATCGCGTTGTCTCCGAGCGCCGGCGAGGTCGTCGAACTGCCACTGTGCGCATTGATCGCCGGATGGATCCGGGGACACGCCGCACCCGAGGCTCAGGTGCAGGTTCGCAGTCAAGCCGCCGACCTGCCGGCCGAGCAGGCCCGCGCCCGGGGACTCGCGCTGCGCGCCGAATGCGATCAGACGGCGCAACCGACCGGCGTGCTCGTGGTGGCCGACGGCTGCCACACCCTGACCCCGGCAGCACCCGGCGGGCACGACCCGGCGTCGACCGCTGTTCAGAACGCCCTCGACGAAGCCCTGGCCACCGGCGATACCGCCGCTCTGGCCGCGCTGCCCGACCTGGTGGTCGGCCGGTCGGCGTTCGGCGTGCTCGCGGGCCTCACCGAACCCGCCCCCCGCGCGACCAAGGAGCTCTACCGCGGCGCTCCTTACGGCGTCGGGTACTTCGCCGGCGTCTGGCAGCCGTGA
- a CDS encoding DMT family transporter produces the protein MGKADLAALFALGAALFIAIGDVIHQRTAHDVTDDDLSAGRLFLRLLKDRVWWLGSLVAALGFGLQAAALGLGSVLLVQALLVTSLLFALPISARVAHRRVTRWEWTWAALLAASVVLIVTVGNPTAGQSRASLETWGLVAAVLGPLMVLAVIGAKLASGSRSAVLLAFVSGALWGVFAVLTKGVVDILADGVPDLLRAPELYLWALVGVAGTAWQQSSFHAGTLTASLPTMTVTEPIVGSVLGIVVLGETLRPGEAGLFVLIAAIAVMVVATAMLARGEAGDARVSTADARD, from the coding sequence ATGGGCAAGGCGGACTTGGCCGCCCTGTTTGCGCTCGGTGCTGCCCTGTTCATCGCCATCGGTGACGTCATCCATCAGCGCACGGCGCACGACGTCACCGACGACGACCTCAGCGCCGGCCGGCTGTTCCTGCGCCTGCTCAAAGACCGGGTGTGGTGGCTGGGCAGCCTGGTCGCCGCCCTGGGATTCGGCTTGCAGGCCGCCGCCCTGGGCCTGGGTTCGGTGCTCCTGGTGCAGGCGCTGCTGGTGACGTCGCTGCTGTTCGCGTTGCCGATCAGTGCCCGCGTCGCACACCGGCGGGTAACCCGGTGGGAGTGGACCTGGGCCGCGCTGCTGGCGGCCTCGGTGGTGCTGATCGTCACCGTCGGCAACCCCACCGCAGGCCAATCGCGGGCCTCGCTGGAAACCTGGGGTCTGGTTGCGGCAGTGCTCGGTCCGCTGATGGTGCTGGCGGTCATCGGCGCGAAACTCGCATCCGGATCGCGGAGCGCGGTGTTACTGGCGTTCGTCTCCGGCGCACTGTGGGGAGTGTTCGCCGTGCTCACCAAAGGCGTCGTGGACATACTCGCCGACGGGGTCCCTGACCTGCTGCGGGCACCGGAGCTCTACCTGTGGGCGCTGGTCGGCGTCGCGGGTACCGCATGGCAGCAGTCGTCGTTCCACGCCGGGACGCTGACGGCGTCGCTGCCGACGATGACGGTCACCGAACCGATTGTCGGTTCCGTGCTGGGCATCGTGGTGCTGGGGGAGACGCTGCGCCCGGGCGAAGCCGGACTGTTCGTGTTGATCGCCGCGATCGCAGTCATGGTGGTGGCCACCGCGATGCTCGCCCGGGGTGAGGCCGGCGACGCCCGGGTGTCGACCGCCGACGCCCGCGACTGA
- a CDS encoding DUF349 domain-containing protein produces MTTHDSTPGDDTAPSPRPVPTPGPKPGIKPGPRPGPRAAAAPVAPAPATKSPTPKPLASDPHRFGRVDDDGTVWLITGSEERVVGSWQAGDAEAAFTHFGRRYDDLSTEVALMEHRLESGTGDARKIKAAAASLAETLPEAHVLGDVEALAARLAAIAEHAEATAAAERARRDQHRAEQTARKEALAAEAEDLATNSTQWKAAGDRLRTILDEWKTITGLDRKTDDALWKRYSAARETFNRRRGSHFSELDKERAGAKQAKEALCVRAEALSDSTDWGATSAVFRDLLVEWKSIGRAAKDVDDALWRRFKAAQDTFFAARNSVTAERDAEFKANADAKEALLAEAERIDTADADAARSALRTITDKWDAIGKVPRERTDLERRLRVVEKRVRDAADAERTDPEAQARAEQFRLRAEQFEAQAAKAEAAGRAKDAEKARASAAQWRQWAETAADAVSKKR; encoded by the coding sequence ATGACCACACATGATTCGACACCGGGCGACGACACCGCACCCTCGCCGCGTCCTGTCCCCACTCCCGGCCCCAAGCCGGGTATCAAACCTGGTCCGCGACCCGGACCCCGGGCAGCGGCTGCCCCGGTGGCACCGGCGCCGGCCACCAAGTCGCCGACCCCCAAGCCACTGGCCAGCGACCCGCACCGGTTCGGCAGGGTCGACGACGACGGCACGGTATGGCTGATCACCGGTTCCGAGGAACGGGTCGTCGGCTCGTGGCAGGCCGGTGACGCCGAAGCCGCCTTCACCCACTTCGGGCGTCGCTATGACGACCTGTCCACCGAAGTGGCTCTGATGGAACACCGGCTCGAGTCCGGTACCGGCGACGCGCGCAAGATCAAGGCCGCGGCCGCCAGCCTGGCCGAGACCTTGCCGGAGGCGCACGTGCTCGGCGACGTCGAAGCGCTGGCCGCTCGCCTGGCCGCCATCGCCGAACACGCCGAGGCGACGGCGGCCGCCGAACGCGCCCGCCGCGACCAGCACCGCGCCGAGCAGACCGCCCGCAAGGAAGCACTCGCCGCCGAAGCCGAGGATCTGGCCACCAACTCCACGCAGTGGAAGGCCGCAGGCGACCGCCTGCGGACCATCCTCGACGAGTGGAAGACCATCACCGGGCTGGACCGTAAAACCGACGACGCTCTGTGGAAGCGCTACTCCGCAGCGCGGGAGACGTTCAACCGTCGCCGCGGTTCGCACTTCTCCGAGCTCGACAAGGAACGCGCCGGCGCCAAGCAGGCGAAGGAGGCCTTGTGCGTGCGCGCCGAGGCTCTCTCGGATTCCACCGATTGGGGCGCGACCAGCGCGGTGTTCCGCGATCTGCTGGTCGAGTGGAAGTCCATCGGACGTGCCGCCAAGGACGTCGACGACGCCCTGTGGCGCCGGTTCAAAGCCGCCCAGGACACGTTCTTCGCGGCGCGCAACTCGGTGACCGCCGAGCGCGATGCCGAGTTCAAGGCCAATGCCGACGCCAAAGAGGCCTTGCTGGCCGAAGCCGAACGCATCGACACCGCCGATGCCGACGCTGCGCGGTCGGCGCTGCGGACGATCACCGACAAGTGGGATGCCATCGGCAAGGTGCCCCGCGAGCGCACCGATCTGGAACGGCGACTGCGGGTAGTGGAGAAGCGGGTACGCGATGCGGCCGACGCCGAACGCACCGACCCGGAGGCGCAGGCGCGGGCCGAGCAGTTCCGGCTTCGTGCCGAACAGTTCGAGGCGCAGGCCGCCAAGGCCGAGGCTGCAGGCCGGGCGAAGGACGCGGAGAAGGCGCGCGCCAGTGCCGCTCAGTGGCGGCAGTGGGCGGAGACCGCCGCGGACGCGGTCAGCAAGAAGCGCTGA
- a CDS encoding Rv2732c family membrane protein: MSAPDGDRAGNNFDQFKAEIEAAERRVGREIEPGARALVVAILVFILLGSFFLPHSGGARGVDVLLNTDAALGAGISLPSRVFSWLALVFGVGFSMLALLTRRWTLAWVASAGTAVSCAIGMLAIWSRQTAPQGFPGPSIGLVIAWVTVILLAFHWVRVVWTRTAVQLAAEEHRRRAAAQQQSRSLLDQFDDRTPPVDPDGTQAPKNPTD, from the coding sequence ATGAGCGCCCCCGACGGTGACCGTGCCGGCAACAACTTCGACCAGTTCAAGGCCGAGATCGAGGCCGCCGAACGCCGGGTGGGTCGCGAGATCGAACCCGGCGCCCGCGCGCTGGTGGTGGCGATCCTGGTCTTCATCCTGCTGGGCTCGTTTTTCCTGCCCCACTCCGGCGGTGCCCGCGGAGTGGACGTGCTGCTGAACACCGACGCCGCCCTCGGGGCCGGGATCTCGCTGCCGTCCCGGGTGTTCAGCTGGCTGGCCCTGGTCTTCGGCGTCGGCTTCTCCATGTTGGCGCTGCTGACCCGGCGCTGGACACTGGCGTGGGTGGCCTCGGCAGGTACCGCCGTGTCGTGCGCAATCGGGATGCTGGCGATCTGGTCACGCCAGACGGCACCCCAGGGCTTCCCCGGGCCGTCCATCGGACTCGTGATCGCCTGGGTGACGGTGATCCTGCTGGCGTTCCACTGGGTGCGGGTGGTGTGGACGCGCACCGCGGTGCAGCTCGCCGCCGAGGAACACCGGCGCCGGGCCGCGGCCCAACAGCAGTCCCGCAGCCTGCTGGATCAGTTCGACGACCGGACACCCCCGGTGGACCCCGACGGAACCCAGGCTCCGAAGAACCCCACCGACTGA